The Mauremys mutica isolate MM-2020 ecotype Southern chromosome 1, ASM2049712v1, whole genome shotgun sequence genome has a segment encoding these proteins:
- the LOC123364165 gene encoding perilipin-3-like, producing the protein MSSEKQINDSSLENQEQEQQNLLRRVASLPLVSSAYDMAATAYTSTKESHPYLKSLCDVAEKGVKTISEAAASRAQPILTSFEPQIAAANEYAIKGLDTLEEKLPSLQITADKAASDTKELVLSKVEAASRFSSLVDVTRDAVQESVESTKSVMTQSVNTVMGSRMGQMAVSGVEAVLEKSEELLDQYLPITDEELAELATSIKEDGVAPLQPQSYFVRLGSLSSKLRHRAYQHSLAKIKNTRQSIQETLSQLHQTIDLIEYVKQGVDQKLQDGQEKLHQMWLDWSKRQTGGSEDTDLIQAEQLESHALTMFQSIIQQLQVTCLTLMSSIQGFPSNIQDKVQQVRHSTKELQALFSTVHSFQDLSSRILTQSRKQVTKAQGYMDELLEYIVHNTPLSWLVGPFMLSGKIPEEAMEPSE; encoded by the exons ATGTCTTCTGAGAAGCAAATAAATGATTCTTCCCTAGAGAACCAGGAACAGGAGCAACAG AATCTCTTGAGGCGGGTGGCCAGTCTGCCCTTGGTCAGCTCTGCCTATGACATGGCTGCAACTGCCTACACCTCCACCAAGGAGAGCCACCCCTACCTAAAGTCCTTGTGTGATGTGGCAGAGAAAGGAGTGAAGACCATTAGTGAGGCTGCAGCCAGCAGGGCACAGCCAATTCTGACTTCATTTGAACCACAGA TTGCAGCAGCAAATGAATATGCTATTAAGGGACTGGACACACTGGAAGAAAAGCTGCCAAGTCTTCAAATTACAGCAGATAAG GCTGCTTCAGACACTAAGGAGCTGGTGCTATCCAAAGTGGAAGCTGCCAGCAGATTCTCCAGCTTAGTAGATGTGACCAGAGATGCTGTGCAAGAGAGCGTGGAGTCCACCAAGTCAGTTATGACCCAAAGTGTGAACACAGTCATGGGCTCAAGAATGGGCCAGATGGCTGTGAGTGGTGTGGAAGCAGTGCTGGAGAAATCGGAGGAGCTGTTAGATCAATATCTCCCCATAACAGATGAGGAACTAG CTGAACTTGCAACATCTATAAAGGAGGATGGAGTGGCTCCTCTCCAGCCTCAAAGTTACTTTGTGCGCTTAGGCTCCCTGTCAAGCAAACTCCGCCACCGTGCCTACCAGCATTCTCTAGCCAAGATTAAAAATACCAGGCAGAGTATCCAAGAGACTCTCTCCCAGCTTCATCAAACCATTGATCTG ATTGAATATGTGAAGCAAGGAGTGGATCAGAAGCTTCAAGATGGCCAAGAGAAGCTCCACCAAATGTGGCTGGACTGGAGCAAGAGGCAGACAGGAGGGAGTGAGGACACAGACTTGATACAAGCTGAG CAACTGGAGTCTCATGCTCTGACAATGTTTCAGAGCATTATACAGCAGCTGCAGGTAACCTGCTTGACCCTAATGTCAAGCATCCAAGGCTTCCCCTCCAACATCCAGGATAAGGTGCAGCAGGTTCGCCACAGcacaaaagagctccaggctTTGTTCTCCACAGTCCACTCTTTTCAAGACCTCTCCAGCAGAATCCTGACCCAGAGCCGCAAACAGGTCACCAAAGCCCAGGGCTACATGGATGAGCTGCTAGAGTACATAGTGCACAACACTCCTCTGTCCTGGCTAGTGGGACCCTTCATGCTGTCTGGTAAAATACCAGAAGAAGCCATGGAACCATCTGAATGA